A stretch of Clostridia bacterium DNA encodes these proteins:
- a CDS encoding molybdopterin-dependent oxidoreductase: protein MAVNERIDKQDGLRIVTGSPIYTDDIASPDALVVKIMHSEHHYARIKKIDTQEALKMPGVACILTYKDIAAKPITRAGQTYPEPSPQDWKILDEYVRFKGDDVAIVAADTQRHAVEAMAKIEVEYEVLEPVLDFMEAEGNKAVVHQEEDCFAHFDFGFRPKENVAGSLKVNIGDYEKGLKESDVVITREYRTQATHPAMMEPLTAYTYLDHVGRLVVVASTQVPFHVRRQVATALNIPMHKVRVIKPRIGGGFGCKQTSGAEFYPSLVTLKTGRPAKIYFSRNEVFLAATRRHPFWFELTVGATKDGIIKCFDMKARSDAGAYGEHCWTVLEAGAEKCMALYNKVEGYRYDGKALYTNRVSSGAFRGYGKTQNTFAVECIVNELAEILNIDPVELRNRNIIREGEVLRIGHDHIYDAAVMRQDSCKLDYCLKRGAEMSNWKNSESGKTSSNKAEGTGLALSIQGSGIINLDSGGATLKLNSDGFFTLLIGSADMGTGCDTILAQMAADALEVPYESIVVNSADTDVSPYDDGSYASSTTYVTGTAVVKAAADMIKRLKEEVAKLWKLDLEEISYREGVFTGADNEIDLNHLSYELNSEQISVTRSHKCAKEAPPYKSGFAKVEVDLETGKIKVNEFNAVVDCGTPINPNLATVQTQGGVLQGIGMALFEEINYSQSGDELNDSFMTYKLPCKKEAPKINVEFADSYEPSGPFGAKSIGEVVINAAAPAVIHAIYKATGIWFRELPVTPEKMFKALKLKSNQE from the coding sequence ATGGCGGTCAATGAAAGAATAGATAAGCAAGATGGACTAAGAATTGTAACAGGTTCTCCCATTTATACAGACGATATAGCATCGCCGGATGCATTAGTAGTCAAGATAATGCATAGTGAGCATCACTATGCAAGAATTAAGAAAATTGATACACAAGAAGCGCTGAAGATGCCGGGCGTGGCCTGCATCCTGACCTATAAAGATATTGCAGCCAAGCCCATCACCAGGGCTGGGCAAACTTACCCAGAGCCTTCTCCGCAGGATTGGAAGATTCTAGATGAATACGTTCGTTTCAAAGGCGACGATGTAGCCATCGTCGCTGCAGATACCCAAAGACATGCTGTGGAAGCCATGGCAAAAATTGAAGTTGAGTATGAAGTACTTGAACCGGTTCTTGATTTTATGGAAGCAGAAGGAAATAAGGCGGTTGTACACCAGGAAGAAGACTGCTTTGCTCATTTTGACTTTGGCTTTAGACCCAAAGAAAACGTGGCAGGCTCTTTGAAAGTGAACATTGGAGATTATGAAAAAGGACTCAAAGAGTCTGACGTTGTCATAACGAGGGAGTACAGGACCCAGGCAACGCATCCAGCCATGATGGAACCCTTAACAGCATATACTTATCTAGATCATGTGGGCAGACTTGTTGTAGTTGCTTCTACACAAGTTCCATTTCATGTTCGAAGACAGGTTGCAACTGCACTCAATATCCCAATGCATAAGGTCCGAGTAATAAAACCCAGGATTGGTGGAGGATTTGGCTGTAAACAGACATCTGGGGCAGAATTTTATCCTAGCCTAGTGACCTTAAAGACCGGGAGACCGGCAAAAATATATTTTAGCCGTAATGAAGTATTTTTGGCTGCAACTAGACGACATCCATTTTGGTTTGAATTAACGGTGGGGGCTACCAAGGATGGAATTATTAAGTGCTTTGATATGAAGGCAAGATCGGATGCTGGTGCCTATGGGGAACATTGCTGGACTGTACTCGAAGCGGGTGCAGAAAAATGTATGGCCTTGTACAACAAGGTAGAAGGCTACCGATATGATGGCAAAGCACTGTATACGAATAGAGTATCTTCGGGTGCCTTTCGGGGATATGGAAAAACTCAAAATACCTTTGCGGTTGAATGTATCGTTAATGAGTTAGCTGAAATACTAAATATTGATCCTGTTGAATTAAGAAATAGAAATATTATTCGCGAGGGTGAGGTATTAAGAATCGGACACGACCACATTTATGATGCGGCAGTTATGAGACAAGATAGTTGTAAATTAGACTACTGCCTAAAACGCGGTGCAGAAATGAGCAATTGGAAAAACTCAGAATCTGGAAAGACTAGCAGCAACAAGGCTGAAGGAACTGGTTTAGCCTTATCCATTCAAGGCTCTGGAATCATCAATCTTGACTCTGGCGGTGCGACACTAAAATTAAATAGTGATGGATTTTTCACACTGTTAATCGGTTCTGCCGATATGGGAACCGGATGTGATACCATCTTGGCACAGATGGCCGCGGATGCCTTGGAAGTTCCCTATGAATCTATCGTGGTAAATTCTGCTGATACCGATGTATCTCCGTATGACGACGGGTCTTATGCTTCTAGTACTACCTACGTAACGGGAACGGCAGTAGTAAAAGCAGCTGCTGATATGATAAAACGTCTTAAAGAAGAAGTCGCTAAGCTATGGAAGCTAGACCTGGAGGAAATTTCCTATAGGGAAGGCGTATTTACTGGTGCAGATAATGAGATTGATTTAAACCACCTAAGCTATGAACTCAACTCAGAACAAATAAGCGTAACTAGAAGTCATAAATGTGCAAAAGAAGCGCCACCCTATAAATCTGGATTTGCCAAAGTAGAGGTCGATCTTGAAACGGGTAAGATAAAGGTAAATGAGTTTAATGCTGTGGTAGATTGCGGAACGCCTATTAATCCCAATTTGGCTACAGTACAGACCCAAGGCGGCGTCCTGCAAGGCATTGGTATGGCTTTATTTGAAGAAATTAATTATTCTCAAAGTGGTGATGAGCTAAACGATAGCTTTATGACCTATAAGCTTCCTTGCAAAAAGGAAGCACCTAAAATTAATGTAGAATTCGCAGATAGTTATGAGCCCAGTGGTCCTTTTGGTGCGAAGTCAATCGGTGAGGTAGTCATCAATGCAGCAGCACCAGCCGTAATCCACGCCATCTATAAAGCGACTGGTATTTGGTTTAGGGAATTACCAGTAACCCCCGAGAAGATGTTCAAGGCTTTGAAACTGAAAAGTAATCAAGAATAG
- a CDS encoding 2Fe-2S iron-sulfur cluster binding domain-containing protein — translation MQISMIINGQEKAFNVEPDEYLSDTLRSAGYKSIKRGCDKSSCGACTVLLEGKPILSCSYLSFRANGKKVTTLEGEREEAIKLGSLIIKEGGDQCGFCTPSLILTTIALKRENANPTEEDIKHYTNGNLCRCTGYVAQLNGIKKYLGVE, via the coding sequence ATGCAGATTAGTATGATTATTAATGGACAGGAAAAAGCATTTAATGTAGAACCAGATGAATATCTCTCTGATACCCTACGCTCAGCTGGCTATAAAAGTATCAAAAGGGGTTGTGATAAAAGCTCATGTGGTGCTTGCACGGTCCTGTTGGAGGGAAAACCGATTCTTTCATGCAGCTATTTAAGTTTTCGCGCCAATGGGAAAAAGGTAACAACCTTGGAAGGTGAACGAGAAGAAGCCATTAAGTTAGGTTCTTTAATCATCAAAGAAGGTGGCGACCAGTGCGGATTTTGCACTCCTTCCCTGATTCTTACTACGATTGCCCTGAAAAGGGAAAATGCAAACCCTACTGAAGAAGACATCAAGCATTACACCAACGGAAACCTATGTCGTTGTACCGGCTATGTGGCTCAACTAAATGGCATTAAGAAATATCTGGGGGTGGAGTAA
- a CDS encoding FAD binding domain-containing protein, translating into MFTIKEVLQPDSTLEAYQILQNEVGARIIAGGLFLRMSDRLSIDKAIDLSGLGLDKIEEFDDHFQIGAMVTLRNLETNEPLSRYFNGLIQNSVRGILGVQFRNMATIGAPLAVRYGFSDPLTALVALDATVVFENAGTLTLEDYLRDRSIKKDLLKYIIIKKTARKSSWQVLKNSETDFALINVCVTRLDNDVRIAVGARPKFAELAKKAMNRLIDSDWSNEVLEEAAKLAAEELQFGDNRLASAEYRKDMCRTLVLRALKEVRDAD; encoded by the coding sequence ATGTTTACGATAAAAGAAGTGCTTCAACCAGATTCTACGTTAGAAGCCTATCAGATCCTGCAAAATGAAGTAGGTGCTAGAATAATCGCAGGAGGACTATTTCTAAGAATGTCCGACAGACTTAGCATTGACAAAGCCATTGATTTATCTGGCCTTGGATTGGATAAGATTGAAGAATTCGACGACCATTTCCAAATAGGTGCCATGGTAACGCTGCGAAATTTGGAAACAAATGAACCGCTAAGCCGGTATTTCAATGGACTAATTCAGAATTCTGTCAGGGGTATTCTTGGCGTACAGTTTCGCAACATGGCTACCATTGGTGCTCCGCTTGCAGTTCGGTATGGCTTTTCAGACCCACTTACGGCCCTAGTGGCATTGGATGCAACAGTTGTGTTTGAAAATGCGGGAACCTTAACTTTGGAAGACTATTTGCGTGACCGAAGCATAAAAAAAGATCTTTTAAAATATATAATCATTAAAAAAACTGCACGAAAATCTTCTTGGCAAGTACTTAAAAATTCGGAAACGGATTTTGCACTCATTAATGTTTGCGTAACTAGGCTAGACAATGATGTGAGAATAGCGGTGGGAGCAAGACCAAAGTTTGCCGAACTTGCTAAGAAAGCCATGAATAGGTTGATTGACAGTGATTGGTCAAATGAAGTACTCGAAGAGGCGGCAAAGCTTGCTGCGGAAGAACTTCAATTTGGGGATAATAGATTGGCATCTGCGGAATATCGAAAAGACATGTGCCGCACTCTGGTGCTAAGAGCACTGAAGGAGGTGCGTGATGCAGATTAG
- a CDS encoding AzlD domain-containing protein, with protein sequence MKQNSIYIYMIIMAVVTYLIRVLPLTLIKKEISNTYIKSFLHYVPYVTLAAMTFPAIIYSTSSKLSATAGFIVCIFLGYHRKSLITVALLGSITVFIAEAVLTIG encoded by the coding sequence ATGAAACAAAATAGCATCTACATATATATGATTATTATGGCCGTTGTGACCTATCTTATCCGCGTACTGCCTCTTACGCTAATTAAAAAGGAAATAAGCAATACATATATCAAATCATTTTTGCATTATGTGCCTTACGTTACCTTAGCAGCCATGACATTCCCAGCTATTATTTACTCAACCTCCAGTAAGCTTTCTGCAACGGCTGGATTCATAGTGTGCATTTTCCTGGGCTATCATAGAAAGAGCCTTATAACCGTGGCTCTATTAGGAAGCATAACTGTCTTTATTGCAGAAGCAGTTTTGACAATCGGGTAA
- a CDS encoding AzlC family ABC transporter permease translates to MNSRDFATGLRDGIPVFIGYLAVSMAFGIMAVKNGLSVAQATLISFTNFTSAGQFAGLTVIVGAGTYLEMALTQLIVNLRYCLMTANLSQKISKETPPYHRFIMGFGISDEVFALCALRKGKLTPSYTYGLIVIGVLGWTMGTFVGAFFGNILPQSIVMALGIALYGMFIAIIVPPARDNPVILKLVVVAMLLSFLVSILPILNHISSGFRIILVTLIVSGFAAWKHPIVEEQ, encoded by the coding sequence ATGAACAGCAGAGACTTTGCAACAGGATTGAGAGATGGAATTCCAGTATTCATAGGATACTTAGCGGTATCCATGGCTTTTGGAATTATGGCAGTAAAAAATGGACTAAGTGTAGCACAAGCTACCTTGATATCCTTCACCAACTTCACGAGTGCTGGGCAGTTTGCCGGGCTTACAGTGATTGTGGGCGCGGGAACATACCTTGAAATGGCCTTAACGCAGTTGATTGTAAATTTACGCTACTGTCTTATGACCGCGAACCTTTCGCAAAAGATTAGCAAAGAAACACCTCCTTACCATCGATTCATAATGGGTTTCGGAATTAGTGATGAAGTGTTTGCTCTATGTGCATTGCGTAAGGGAAAACTAACTCCATCCTATACCTATGGCCTCATTGTAATCGGTGTATTGGGTTGGACTATGGGGACTTTTGTAGGAGCATTTTTTGGTAACATTTTGCCTCAAAGCATAGTCATGGCCTTGGGCATTGCCTTGTATGGCATGTTTATTGCAATTATTGTTCCGCCAGCTAGAGATAATCCAGTAATCTTGAAACTAGTAGTTGTCGCTATGCTACTAAGTTTTCTCGTTTCCATTCTACCGATACTTAACCATATTTCTTCTGGCTTTAGAATTATCCTAGTAACACTAATCGTGTCTGGATTTGCTGCTTGGAAACATCCAATCGTGGAGGAACAATAG
- a CDS encoding thymidine kinase → MAKLYFRYGAMNCGKTTALMQVAHNYLERGMRPIILKPQVDSKAGMKIESRLGIQKEVDYLVSKEENIYEIVEKDRKEAELHCVLVDEAQFFNPEQIDQLFMVAVKQGIPVICYGLRTDFLMNGFPGSARLLLIAHSIEELKTICACGKKALINGRKINGKFVFEGKQVAIDGDNKVEYEPLCPECYLRFKENR, encoded by the coding sequence ATGGCAAAACTCTATTTTCGCTATGGAGCGATGAACTGTGGAAAGACAACAGCCTTAATGCAAGTGGCGCATAACTATCTTGAAAGAGGTATGCGGCCAATCATATTAAAACCGCAGGTAGACTCCAAAGCCGGTATGAAAATTGAATCAAGATTGGGCATTCAAAAAGAAGTGGACTATCTAGTTTCTAAAGAAGAAAATATTTACGAAATTGTGGAAAAAGACAGAAAAGAAGCAGAACTTCATTGCGTGCTAGTAGATGAAGCCCAATTCTTTAATCCTGAGCAGATAGATCAACTATTCATGGTTGCCGTAAAACAAGGGATTCCAGTGATTTGCTATGGACTCAGGACTGATTTTCTGATGAATGGATTTCCAGGCAGTGCACGTTTATTGCTTATTGCACATTCTATTGAGGAACTAAAGACCATCTGTGCTTGTGGCAAAAAAGCACTAATCAATGGAAGAAAGATAAACGGGAAATTTGTATTTGAAGGCAAACAGGTAGCAATCGATGGTGACAATAAGGTAGAATATGAACCGTTATGTCCAGAGTGTTATTTACGATTTAAAGAAAATAGATAA
- the nadC gene encoding carboxylating nicotinate-nucleotide diphosphorylase yields MNNFKWDRILSLWLEEDMPMGDVTTDSIFSDNDYSKGYFIAKESGVVAGLEYAKRVFELLDEQTVCKWSASDGDYLEKGEIIGTVEGLTSAILKGERLALNIMQRMSGIASMSRKYANALMGTSTKVVDTRKTIPGFRELDKEAVRLGGCYNHRYNLSDAAMIKDNHIAAAGGIKEAINKVRAYIPHTMKIEVEVSNMEEYQIAKDNGADIIMLDNMSTEAMQEIVNQNEDGPILEASGNVTLERVAEIASIGIDIISVGALTHSVVAMDISLKFK; encoded by the coding sequence ATGAATAACTTTAAATGGGATCGGATACTATCTCTATGGCTTGAAGAAGATATGCCCATGGGTGATGTGACCACAGATTCAATATTTTCAGACAATGATTACTCCAAAGGTTATTTTATTGCCAAAGAGTCTGGCGTAGTTGCAGGCCTTGAATATGCAAAACGTGTTTTTGAACTTCTAGATGAGCAGACTGTCTGCAAGTGGTCTGCAAGCGATGGAGATTATCTAGAAAAGGGAGAAATCATTGGTACGGTAGAAGGCTTGACGAGTGCCATTCTAAAAGGGGAACGACTTGCCCTAAACATCATGCAGCGTATGTCTGGAATCGCAAGCATGAGTCGTAAGTATGCAAATGCATTGATGGGAACTAGTACAAAAGTAGTAGACACTCGTAAGACAATCCCTGGTTTTAGAGAACTAGACAAGGAAGCTGTCCGCCTAGGCGGTTGTTATAATCACCGCTATAATCTATCTGATGCAGCCATGATTAAAGATAACCATATCGCTGCAGCAGGTGGTATCAAAGAAGCCATAAATAAAGTGCGAGCCTATATTCCCCATACCATGAAGATCGAGGTTGAAGTATCAAATATGGAGGAGTATCAAATCGCTAAAGATAATGGGGCCGATATAATTATGCTAGATAATATGAGCACAGAGGCAATGCAAGAAATTGTGAACCAAAACGAAGATGGGCCTATTCTAGAAGCTTCCGGCAATGTGACCTTAGAACGTGTAGCAGAGATTGCAAGCATAGGCATCGACATTATATCAGTGGGTGCTTTAACCCATTCCGTAGTGGCAATGGATATCAGTTTAAAGTTTAAGTAG
- the nadB gene encoding L-aspartate oxidase, which yields MNKNNYDVVIVGAGVAGLYAALELPKNLKVLVLVKERLDISNSYLAQGGIAAAIGKQDKTKYHIQDTMKAGAGINEIEAVETVINEAEKNIDELHELGVTFDRESGEIALTKEGGHSRFRILHIDGDATGRGLVKALLVEVKKRKNLELLRAFCEDLVLEDGVCKGIRVLGADGEAEIRCQRLMIATGGVGGIYGITTNADGATGDGIAMAKRAGATIKDMEFIQFHPTVYYSDEKRRFLISEAVRGEGALLRNEKGIRFMPPLDKRAELAPRDIVSRAIYEELKHQKLPYVYLDATCIATEHLLKRFPNIFERCMEYGQDMRTDMIPVSPAQHYCIGGIKTDLFGRTSIEHLYACGESSCTGLHGANRLASNSLLEAVVFAKRAAKDIQDSIEVDSKLSPLDWKEINLEAKYDYAEEKRQLQETMTQEAGIVRTTKGMRLGLEKVAEIRKVWEKYRGKNRASMEMQNMIIVSECILEAAIERHESVGTHFVEETNE from the coding sequence ATGAATAAAAACAATTACGATGTAGTCATCGTGGGAGCCGGCGTAGCCGGTCTATACGCTGCACTCGAGCTACCTAAAAACCTAAAGGTTTTGGTTTTGGTCAAAGAGAGATTGGATATTTCAAACTCCTATCTAGCCCAAGGAGGCATAGCTGCTGCCATTGGAAAACAAGATAAGACCAAATACCATATCCAGGATACCATGAAGGCTGGCGCTGGTATCAATGAGATTGAAGCAGTCGAAACGGTTATAAATGAAGCGGAAAAAAATATAGATGAGCTTCATGAGCTAGGAGTTACTTTTGACCGAGAATCAGGAGAAATTGCCCTTACTAAAGAAGGCGGCCATAGTCGCTTTCGGATTTTACATATTGACGGCGATGCTACTGGCAGAGGCTTGGTTAAAGCATTACTAGTTGAAGTGAAAAAAAGAAAAAACCTTGAATTGCTGAGAGCCTTTTGCGAGGATCTCGTGCTTGAAGACGGTGTCTGCAAGGGCATTCGAGTTTTGGGCGCTGATGGCGAAGCTGAAATTCGGTGCCAAAGACTAATGATTGCCACTGGTGGTGTAGGCGGCATTTACGGCATTACAACCAATGCTGACGGAGCCACTGGCGATGGTATCGCCATGGCCAAACGAGCTGGAGCAACCATCAAAGATATGGAATTTATTCAATTCCATCCTACGGTGTACTACTCAGACGAAAAAAGACGGTTCCTGATTTCCGAAGCAGTACGTGGTGAAGGTGCACTACTAAGAAATGAAAAGGGCATACGCTTTATGCCACCTCTGGATAAAAGAGCAGAACTTGCCCCTAGGGATATCGTCTCTAGAGCAATCTATGAGGAACTAAAGCACCAAAAACTGCCCTATGTTTATTTGGATGCTACTTGCATTGCGACGGAGCATCTACTAAAAAGATTTCCCAATATCTTTGAAAGATGTATGGAATACGGCCAAGATATGCGCACAGACATGATTCCCGTATCTCCAGCCCAGCATTACTGTATTGGTGGTATCAAAACGGATCTATTTGGAAGAACCTCGATTGAACATTTATATGCCTGCGGTGAATCCTCCTGCACTGGCCTACATGGGGCCAATAGACTGGCAAGCAACTCACTTCTAGAAGCAGTAGTCTTTGCGAAGAGGGCTGCCAAAGATATCCAAGACAGCATCGAAGTGGATTCTAAACTTTCACCGCTTGACTGGAAGGAAATAAACCTTGAAGCCAAATACGATTATGCAGAAGAAAAAAGACAGTTGCAAGAAACCATGACGCAGGAAGCAGGAATCGTTCGTACGACAAAAGGTATGCGTTTGGGTCTTGAAAAGGTAGCAGAAATCCGCAAAGTTTGGGAAAAATATAGGGGTAAAAACCGGGCCTCAATGGAAATGCAAAACATGATTATTGTCAGTGAATGCATTCTCGAAGCAGCCATTGAACGACATGAGAGCGTAGGAACACATTTCGTGGAGGAAACAAATGAATAA
- the nadA gene encoding quinolinate synthase NadA: protein MDTTTMMNEIRRLKQEKNVIIMAHLYQPDEIQAVADYTGDSLGLSRLAKEAKESVIMFCGVKFMAETAKILSPNKRVVLPRMDALCFMAAMVNEEEIHEMRKKHPGAAVVSYVNSTTEVKAVSDYCCTSANAVNLCRNIPEQEVIFVPDKNLGAYIAQQVPEKSFYFVSGFCPTHHRLSIEDVEQARKDYPGVRILAHPECQRQVLDLVDFIGSTSQILSEAKESDEKRLIIATEEGTLYRLRKESPEKEFILLSNELVCENMKRIKLEDLYQSMLTLEPEITVEEELRAKASVALERMLQFS from the coding sequence ATGGATACAACAACCATGATGAATGAAATCAGACGGTTGAAACAAGAAAAGAATGTAATAATAATGGCTCACCTTTACCAGCCAGATGAAATACAAGCTGTAGCTGACTATACAGGGGACTCTTTGGGACTTAGCCGCTTGGCTAAAGAAGCAAAAGAGAGCGTGATTATGTTCTGTGGTGTTAAATTCATGGCTGAAACAGCCAAGATTTTGTCACCCAATAAACGTGTTGTTTTGCCTAGAATGGACGCTTTATGCTTCATGGCCGCCATGGTCAATGAAGAAGAAATCCACGAGATGAGAAAAAAGCATCCAGGTGCTGCTGTAGTTAGTTATGTAAATTCAACGACTGAAGTTAAGGCTGTATCAGATTATTGCTGTACATCTGCGAATGCAGTCAACTTGTGCCGCAACATTCCGGAACAAGAAGTAATTTTTGTACCAGATAAAAATTTGGGAGCATACATTGCTCAACAAGTACCTGAAAAAAGTTTCTATTTTGTTTCAGGCTTTTGTCCCACCCACCATCGCTTGTCTATAGAGGATGTAGAACAAGCCAGAAAAGACTATCCTGGCGTACGCATATTGGCTCATCCTGAATGCCAAAGACAAGTACTCGATTTGGTGGATTTCATTGGAAGTACTTCACAAATTTTGAGCGAAGCCAAGGAATCGGATGAAAAAAGATTAATCATTGCGACAGAAGAAGGTACCTTGTACCGTCTTAGAAAAGAAAGTCCCGAAAAGGAATTCATTTTACTGTCCAATGAATTGGTCTGCGAAAATATGAAGAGAATCAAACTGGAAGACCTCTACCAGTCGATGTTGACATTGGAGCCCGAAATTACGGTTGAGGAAGAGCTTCGTGCAAAAGCGTCTGTAGCATTGGAAAGAATGCTACAGTTTTCATAA
- a CDS encoding aspartate 1-decarboxylase, translating to MLREMMIGKIHRGVITEANIHYMGSITLDPDMMEKSNILENQKVQVVDINNGKRFETYAITGKRGSRTICINGAAARLVTPGDRIIIISYGLISEKELKEYEPKILLLNEKNESILGEI from the coding sequence ATGCTTAGAGAAATGATGATTGGCAAAATCCATAGAGGGGTTATCACAGAAGCGAATATCCATTATATGGGAAGTATCACCCTAGACCCGGATATGATGGAAAAAAGCAATATTCTAGAAAACCAAAAGGTACAAGTCGTAGATATAAATAATGGCAAGAGATTTGAAACCTATGCAATTACAGGAAAAAGGGGTAGCCGTACTATTTGCATTAATGGAGCAGCAGCTCGACTAGTAACACCCGGGGACAGGATTATAATCATATCCTATGGATTAATTAGTGAAAAAGAGCTCAAGGAATATGAACCTAAGATTCTTCTGTTGAATGAAAAAAATGAGTCAATATTAGGAGAGATATAG